Within Trichoderma atroviride chromosome 2, complete sequence, the genomic segment attggattttttttctctctcggTAATCTTGGCTACATTTGGCTTTGcatacttctttttttttcccctccatGGTCTTTCTGTGTTACTagctttctttcttttttgtaaTCTTGATGATATCTCTGTTTTTGTATGTTAGCTCAGTCTTTGCCCTCTCTCTGTATTTGTGTCTAGTGGAAAAAAGATAGGAGGGAGTGAGGAGCATATAAagttgtttatttttttttattcctcGCGAGAGTGTAGACACATCGCATGCATTGAATATAATTTTATCCTTGTACTAGGAAATCAAGTTTGACACCTGCCGAGCGTTTCAGGTGGTCTCGTCCCGTCTTATTTGGGGATTGTTCTATGTACAGACTGTCTTGCCAAATAATCACGAAAGATCCTTTACTCCCCTCCCTAAATAACAAAAAAGCACACATGATATCgttaaaagaaaaaaggagctGCTCTATTCTAGCCAAGTAGCTTAGACATATTCGCAAGTAACTGTATCGTATCGCTGATCTAGATCTCAGAGTTAGCCAACTATTTAGCATTAAATAAAAGGGACGTGGAATAAAAGAAATGTCACATACTATTGTACAAGAGCGTGTACGTAGTCGAGGCAGAGAGATACACCGCCTCAATTTTGCAGCTGAGGTCATAGTACATCTGGCCATCTTTACCCTGTCGACGATTGAGCAGATGCTCAGGGATGTGGCTCACATCGGCCTCGACATGTGCCAAGACTTGAACATTTGCGTTTCTGTCGATGGGGGCTTCCTCGGAGGTTTGGTCGCAGTAGATGGTCATACGCATCTTGCGGATACGGCCGTGTGCCACGAGGCCTGTCCAGACAAAGGATGTGACGTAAGGCTCGTTCTCGGAGACGGCATCGCCCTGGTGTATAGTGTTAGCTAGTCGTGTAAGGATACAGtagcagcgagagagagaatgggtTGATCAGGGAGAAAAAATCAAAATAACGTACCTTGCGGATAAACCACTCCATGGCGTTTACCTTGTAATACCCTTCCATGCcgctccagctcttcttgtcAGCTATATGACCATGAACCCTGTCGTCGAACTTGGTGCGCCACTCCGTGCCATAGTGCTTCCTCGCCTTGCGGTTCTGCACCTTGACCAATGTGAGAGACTCGGGCGCGCTGTTAGCGAGGCCCTTCATCACAGCACCCTGAACAACGGCTTGCCAGGCATTGGGAGGCTGCATGATCTGGATGGATTTGTCCACAGCATTTCTCAGACGCTCCTTGAGATAATTGGAGGCGCCAAAACCACCAACCAAAAGCACAGCGCGGATAGGCACGTTGCTAACAGTGATCTGATCCTTGACTAGCTTGATGACCTCGAGGACGACAGGCTCAAATATCGTGTTCAGGTCAGAGGCCTTGAGCGCATATCGTCCGCGGTTGATTCCGAGGGCCCTGTTGTTGGCTAGGCCGCCAACGGGGATGGTGTACGTCTCATCTGGAGGAGCGGCGAGGGTAAACTGACGCTTGACCTTCTTTTCAAAGACTTCCATGGCTTCGGCGAGAATTTCATCGTCGAAGCCATCTTccttgcccagcttggccttgagaaATTTGGCAAAGCGCATGTTGAGGAAAGTCGAGCCGCAAAGGGCGCCAGAGCCAGGGGCAGCCTCCTGGACCTGAAGAATAGGCCTCAGCCCGGTAATGGTGTAGGAAATGAGATCAACCGTGCCACCAccggcatcaacaacaaccaCAGTCTCGCCAACCTTGAGGCCATGAGGATCCAGTCCATGAAGGGCGTagatggcagcagcttcgggCTCGGAGACGAGGTGGATATGGGTCTTGGACGAGCCGGCCGCTAAGGGGAGGTTTTGAACGGCCTGTTGACATGCCTTTTTGGTTTTATCCTTGGCAAGATCGCTCCAGATGGCTGGTACCGTGACAACAAACTCGAGTGGAGTGTTCTTGACGACGCTCTCGCCGAGCTTCTCGCGCAGCGTGTAGAGGAGATGCTCGGTGAGAGCATTCAGATAGTCAGCAACAAGCTTCTCGGCATCTCTGCCTCCACGAGCACCATCATTGGCAACGGCCACACCAATGTTTTTCAGAGACGGATCCAAGTCGCTATTGGCACGATGTTGGTCAGTTGATCCTGTGTGACTAGGGCtgatcatggccatggatcGGACGGGACGATGATGACTTACAGCTTGAACCATTCGATCACTTCATCCTGAGGAGCGGTGATGGGGATGGAAAACCCCCACTGAGTACCATCCGGGGCATAACGAAGCTTAGTAGGCACCTTGTCTGAAGACTCGCCCTCGCGGGTTGTCTTGTTGATGGGCCATGTGGTGATGGCTGTCCGTCTGTCTGGCCGCTGTGTCTCTGCCCAAGCGACACCGGAGTAGGTGGTGCCAAAATCGATGCCGACGATGATCTTGCGATCAGTGATGGAGAGCTTATCAAAATCCAtgctgatggcgatgatggcggcgtatagaatggaagagaaggcgaAGGAAAGTGCACAGAGAGGGACGGATGAGAGTTGTTGGGATCAAACGATAAGCTGGCCTGCTGGGCCACTATAACTGTATCTACCGAGCGCCAATCGATTGAAGTACCGGGGAGGTGGGAAAAAGACACAGCTTTGAGCCACAGAGGAAGAAAGCATCCAACATATAAGTGAAGATGATGTCGGAAAAACAGATACTAGGCGTCTTCAACGGGGCGCAGTTGCGGACAGTCACTGTTAGGTGATGGTCAAAGTTAAGCCGGGACTGAAAAGCCCGCGTCCTAGGACTGTTCAGAAGGGCTGCTCCACGGCCCTCTTGTCCGACCCAAACAAGTTGAAGAGGCCTGGCTTGATGCATTGGCAAACAGA encodes:
- a CDS encoding uncharacterized protein (EggNog:ENOG41) gives rise to the protein MDFDKLSITDRKIIVGIDFGTTYSGVAWAETQRPDRRTAITTWPINKTTREGESSDKVPTKLRYAPDGTQWGFSIPITAPQDEVIEWFKLDLDPSLKNIGVAVANDGARGGRDAEKLVADYLNALTEHLLYTLREKLGESVVKNTPLEFVVTVPAIWSDLAKDKTKKACQQAVQNLPLAAGSSKTHIHLVSEPEAAAIYALHGLDPHGLKVGETVVVVDAGGGTVDLISYTITGLRPILQVQEAAPGSGALCGSTFLNMRFAKFLKAKLGKEDGFDDEILAEAMEVFEKKVKRQFTLAAPPDETYTIPVGGLANNRALGINRGRYALKASDLNTIFEPVVLEVIKLVKDQITVSNVPIRAVLLVGGFGASNYLKERLRNAVDKSIQIMQPPNAWQAVVQGAVMKGLANSAPESLTLVKVQNRKARKHYGTEWRTKFDDRVHGHIADKKSWSGMEGYYKVNAMEWFIRKGDAVSENEPYVTSFVWTGLVAHGRIRKMRMTIYCDQTSEEAPIDRNANVQVLAHVEADVSHIPEHLLNRRQGKDGQMYYDLSCKIEAVYLSASTTYTLLYNNQRYDTVTCEYV